The Orcinus orca chromosome 1, mOrcOrc1.1, whole genome shotgun sequence DNA window ATGATGCCCCATATATCCTACGTGTTCCAGCTCATGAGCTTTTAAGCATCTGTTTTCCCTACAAAACCATGTGTGAATCACAGGAACAGCGCctatagttcattcatttttggttCTTCTGTACCTAACACAGGGCCAGGTTCAGTGAAATCTTAGCTCTGAGCTTGCTAGCAACCAAGTCGAAAAGGGAAAGAAGATGTATTTTGAGGCTTGGCTTTCTCGTCTAGTCAAAGGAAGCAAAACAGTGCTTGATGTTAAATGTTGATAGGAGAGCAAATCTGAGCCATACTGAAACATTGACCGGGGACCTGTTGATTCCCATGTCTGATTTgaaagaggaggggaagaaagggaaggtggTAATGATCAGGTTCTGTAGCAAGTCCATGGAAAGGCATTTGTTGAGCATCCTCAGAGGCTCTGTGCTGCTGGGCTTACCAACAGTGGGAAGAAACTCAGGGAGACCGTTGCCCAGAAAGTGAGATCCcaggagatttttctttttatatggtaaaatatgcataaaatttaccattttaatttttttaagtaattttaacgTTATAGTCCTGTGACGTTAaacacattcacactgttgtataaccatcaccaccatgcatctctagaactttttcatcttcccaaactgaaactctacccGTTATATACTAACTTTCCATTCTCCCCCAACTCcagcaactaccattctactttctgtctctgtgaatttgactgttctagatatttcatataagtgggaccatacaatatttgtcctttggtgTCAGGCTTATTTCATGTAGCGTAACGTCTCAAGGTTTATCAATGTTATAgcgtgtatcagaatttcattcctttttagggctgaataatattccattgtgtgtatagaccacattttgtttattcattcatccatcaatgaacatttgggttgtttccatctctgcctattgtgaataatgctgctgtgaacattggtgtaccAATATCTGTTTGAGTGCCTGTTTTCAATCATTTTGAGTATACACGCAGAAGTGAtattgctggatcagatggtaattttatgtttaacttttcgaggaaactccacactgttttccacagcagccatACCACtctatattcccaccagcaatgcacaagggttccaacttCTCCGTATCTTCTCCAATGGctgtcatttctgtttttaatagtAACCATCCCAACGGGTGTGAAGTCCCAGGAGATTCTGATACATAGTTAGACCACAGAGAGAGCTTCCTCTCTGGGGAGCAAGGGGATACTAGACAGGGCTCGTGGGCATACTTGGGCCCATCCACATCACAGAGCTCTCAGAAACCAGAAGTCTGAAGCTCCTCAGGTCATAGCGCAGGAGCTCGCCGCTGACCTCTGATCCTGACTCCTTCCTGGCCTCTCCCCCACAGGTGCCTGGCTACGGCAAACCATGCGGTGAGCCATGCCCCGCCCTGGACACCCCCGCCCATCATCTGGGCCCCCACGCTTGGGACCCTGGGAGCGGCCAACGGAGCTATGCCTGGAGACATATGACGAGCCATCCTGGGCCCCACCGAGCCGCCGCACCCGTAGGCCAGACCCCAAGGACGCCGGCCACCATGGACCCGAGAGCCTTACCTTCATCTCTGGCTCTGCTGAGCAGGCTGCTGAGCCCCCAGCCTGCTGCCTGCTCTGGCGACCCTGGGTGTGGGACTGGTGCCGGGCTGCCTTCTGCTTCCGCCGCTGCCGGGATTGCCTCCAGCGCTGTGGAGCCTGTGTGCGGGGCTGCAGCCCCTGCTTGCCCGCTGGGGACTCCCCTGAAGGGGCTGCTGAAGCCAGCTGGGTCAAGGAGCACAACGGAGTGCCCCCCAGCCCTGACCGTGCCCCTCCCAGCCGGCGGGACGGCCATCGGCTCAAGTCGGCCATGGGGAGCAGCTTCAGCTACCCTGACGTCAAGCTCAAAGGCATTCCTGTGTATCCCTACCGCAGCaccacctccccagccctggaCGCGGACTCCTGCTGCAAGGAGCCACTGGCCGACCCCCCACCCACGCGGCACAGCCTGCCCAGCACCCTTGCCAGCAGTCCCCGAGGCTCTGAGGAGTACTACTCCTTCCACGAGTCGGACCTGGACCTGCCCGAGATAGGCAGCGGCTCCATGTCCAGCCGAGAGATCGATGTGCTCATCTTCAAGAAGCTGACAGAGCTGTTCAGCGTACACCAGATCGACGAGCTGGCCAAGTGCACCTCAGACACTGTGTTCCTGGAGAAGACCAGTAAGATATCGGACCTTATCAGCAGCATCACCCAGGACTACCACCTGGATGAGCAGGACGCTGAGGGCCGCCTGGTACGCGGCATCATTCGCATCAGTACCCGAAAGAGCCGTGCCCGCCCGCAGACCACAGAGGGGCGCTCAACCAGGGTGGCTGCctctgctgcccctgcccctgacAGTGGCCATGAGACCATGGTGGGCTCAGGGCTCAGCCAGGATGGTAGGTGGGGCCCCACAGAGCTGAGGGGCAGAGTAGAGGAGGCTCTGGACAGGGAGGGTTGCACTGGGGTCTTTGGCCACTGTGGGTCCCCTCTCAGCCGGTCCcagctcttcctcctcctttttctccactCTTCTACATCCCCTAACAGGTTCTTTGTCCCCTGCTGCCACCTGCCAGAGTAGCTTTCAGGCCCAACCAGCTAGCCTAGTTAACAGGACCCAGGAACCCATGCGAATTTGGACCTCTGACCTGGCCTGGCCTAACCAAAACCCCTATCCACCGACTCATCCCTGCACAGACAGACCaacagactctctctctctctctctctctctctctctctctctctctctctctccccctgcgTCTTTGTTTTAAACATCGTTTCCCTAGCCCAGCCCAGGGGTGAATGGCCCCTCTCTCAGTGGGCTGGGGGCAGAAGTGGGGAATAGGGTTGAAAGGATGTGATAATGACCACTGCCCCTTCATGTTCCCTCCCTAGAACTCACAGTGCAGATCTCCCAGGAGACGACCGCAGATGCCATCGCCAGGAAGCTGAGGCCTTATGGAGCCCCAGGTTTGGTCCTGACATGAAAgtgtggagaggagaggggactGCCCTAGCAGCCCCCCACCTGTC harbors:
- the KDF1 gene encoding keratinocyte differentiation factor 1, translated to MPRPGHPRPSSGPPRLGPWERPTELCLETYDEPSWAPPSRRTRRPDPKDAGHHGPESLTFISGSAEQAAEPPACCLLWRPWVWDWCRAAFCFRRCRDCLQRCGACVRGCSPCLPAGDSPEGAAEASWVKEHNGVPPSPDRAPPSRRDGHRLKSAMGSSFSYPDVKLKGIPVYPYRSTTSPALDADSCCKEPLADPPPTRHSLPSTLASSPRGSEEYYSFHESDLDLPEIGSGSMSSREIDVLIFKKLTELFSVHQIDELAKCTSDTVFLEKTSKISDLISSITQDYHLDEQDAEGRLVRGIIRISTRKSRARPQTTEGRSTRVAASAAPAPDSGHETMVGSGLSQDELTVQISQETTADAIARKLRPYGAPGYQASHDSSFQGTDTDSSGAPLLQVYC